TGCAAGATGGGgcttattttcattttccagaattagaaaaacaaactgGAACAGATTTTCTTGAATCTTTGTAAAAGGATAGGGAAAGGCCAGGAGAGCTATGCAAACGGTGCAGTCACGCACCCTACTGAGTGCCATTGTAGTTATTATTCCATTTATCTGTAAGTGCCAGGTGCCTCACAGTAGTGTATAGATATTCATGTGCAGCAGAGTCTAGGACTCCCTCCTGCCTCGTCTCACAGCAGCAAACTGATTGAGTCTGTTCTGCAGTGTGGTGACATCATCCCAGAGGCTAAGTCTGTTATGGAGCTGCTGCCCAGGAGAGCAGACGCCAGGCGTGAACCAGACTTCCCTGTTGTTGTCATAGAGGGCCTGGATGCCACAGGTTAATGCCATTACCTCATAAATAAATATGGGATCAGTGTGATGTATAGATGGATCGCGAAAAATGATGGTCAGTTGTTTTCTGCTAAAACCATTATCTGCTAGCAGCTTCACCTAATGGAATATCATGTATCATGACCTCAGAAAAGTTGCATCGCTGTGAAAATGGTTTACTGAAGCGCTCAGTCATCCAGCGCTTTGCAGTCCCTGTTAAAGCTCAACCATGAATGAGAGATGGGAGATTTTTATTCCCTTAATTTTTTGGTTTAATACATTTAGAAATTAATTTCAAGATTTTTGTTCCCTAAAAATCTactttttgtgttgttatttgtgAAGCCACCCTCCTCTCTGCTTCTTCCTACCACAGGTAAGACCACCTTGACTGAGTCCCTGAAGAATACATTGGGGGCCACACTTCTGCGGTCCCCTCCCCAGCGCCTTTCTCCCTTCAGGGCCCGCTTTGATCAAGAGCCACCCCTCATCCGCAGGGCCTTCTATGCTCTGGGGAACTACATGACAGCAGAACAAGTAGGCCAGGAGTGTATGAAGACGCCTGTCATTGTTGACAGGTAAAGACACCTGAGATGTGGTTAGTGTTGGAAAGTTTGCCTGCTTTGTGACCTATTTGTGAATGACAGATACATTCCTGTAGACCTGCAGTGTTTAACATGTTCTAATCCTGTGAGGATCGTTATCTGatcatccctccatctgctTATCCATCACTCACCTTTCAATGTGCAATCCATTATCTGTCACCAGATTCTGGCACAGCACAGCAGCTTATGCCATCGCCACAGCTGTGAGCGGTCCAGTGTCTAACCTCCCAGCAGAGGGTTCAGAGGTTTACCGCTGGCCCAGTGACCTGCTACAGCCCAGCTTGGTGGTCTTACTCACCCTGGACCccgaggagagaaagaggaggctGAGGGACAGAGGTCAAGGCAAGAcgttggaggagaaggagctggaCCACAACCGACTCTTCAGACTCAAGTGAGTTACTTGGAGTAAATAGGCAAAATTCACACAAGTCCGAGTTTATAAAGGTCATAAAAGTGTTCAAACCATGGGATTAGGTCCCTATATTGGTTTCAAGTTTTGCCAAATAGTTGAAATCCATAGcagcccagagtgtcccctgccccatgcccccagtcagctgggatagctTTCAGCACCCAGCGACCCGCAGCAGCGGATGGGGCCTGTTTAGAAGACGAGTTaatgagtaaatgaatgaatgaatgttttttttcctcggTTCAAATACAAAAACTTGCAGGTAGTTGACTTAAATTGACCAGACCAGCAGAGTCTCAATAGAAAATGTTCAAAATtacacaggaaataaaaactagAATATACCTGTTAAAAAATCCCTCAACATTATATTATAGCTTTtgactgaatttatttatttctaaataatgAACACTACTTTTTCTGTAACATAGAAATAGTTTTTCTGCTATAATTATCTTTAGGACTGTGTGCATACCTCCGTTAATCTAAGGTAAACTATACCAGCACAGCTGAATGGTACTCAAAGTGGTTgacaagaggaaaaagaagaaaaaaaaccatagCGGACAGTTTGCTATATGACATGTTTGACAAATGTTCTACggtctgattaaaaaaaagttctgtgaAAACACGAAAGCACAGATGGAGTACTAACTGCTTTGCCCATTTTACTGAGTCAGATCAGCCCAGTCTTAGTCTGATCCATCAAACACTTAATAATCAATTACCCTCCCACGGGGGACTCCGCTGATGAGAAAGAACAGGTGATTAGTTGCTGAGTGGATGTGCTTCATTAAGCTGGTCAAAACTCACAGGAACTGCCAGCCTAGTTAGTCACTACGCAGACAGGTCAATGCCGGCTTTCATTCATCCTCTATCCTTATATAATGGCCTTTCCACTCAGGACAGCCAGATGTTGGGCCAGCAGAATTAGAGGATGAAGGGATTTGATTGTCTGCCGTTGACACGTTGAGAAATTGTGTAGACCGCATCAATTACTTTCACAGGGACTTCTTCATTTGTCTCGCAAAACAGATTAAATCTGAGCCATACGTGTTGCTTCTACTGATAAATTTTGCAAATGCTCATTTTCTCCATCGTCACACTTTGACCAGTTATAACACCCATGGGCCTGCCTGAAAATATATTATTCAGTCTGATGTAAAGTGTTACTTGCTCCGATTACGCGTTCATTTTCTTCACTTGTTCATGTATGTCTCTGCAGAGTGGAGGAGGCTTACCGGCGGATCAGCGGCCCACCTTGTGTTGTTGTGGATGCTAGTCCTTCTGCCGACCAAGTGCTTCAACAAGTACAGCTTGTAATTAGGGGCAAATGCCACTTGTAAACAGTTCTCTATCTCCCATGCTGTCGTCCAGGCATCAAGTGGGTGCAGTACCTCCTTCTGCCACTGGGTGCCAGTAAGGTGTTGTGAATGTGACAGTGGGTGGGCTGGATGCCCGACCAGAGAGTGGAGAAGATTCTGTTTAGAATGAGTAAAGGTTGAATGGCCAGGGGCCAAGACTGCATGCTACAATCAGAAATACATATTCATGTAGACACACATGTACGCACGGATTccggtaaacacacacatatgttgTGAAGAAGTGCCGTTGTGGAGTTGGGGTCTGTGCATCTGTTCTTATTGACAACACTTTGGATTGAAATGTAGTAAAAGGATATAGTTTTTGTTCATATGAGAATTTAGATTGTGATTTGAGCCCACAAACATActaatgtaaaaatattcatgGGGCTCACACGATGAAATCAGAAAGGAATGTCAAGGTTTGATTTACATTCAGATAAATACTTCTAGTTTGTTTAAAAACAACtcttaaatgaataaaaaatgtgctttaagTGCCTGTTTGGGTCAGTGATTATTTCAAAATTTCTTATCCACCTCTGACTGTAACATTTTGCTTTTTACAAAACTTTTTGTTTGACTGTATGATATTGACCCAGCACTGGGAAACCGCTTGTATTGATAACCAGTGTGGCTTGCCTCTGAGTGTGATGGGAACCTATAGCATTACTTGCACTTGATGCCCTCATGGCCACAGGCCCTCACAAAAGTACATGCAAATGTACATATACACACCAACTTGTGTAAGCACACACGCGAGGGCCTGCACTCTCACTAAGAGTGCACTCTGCAACTCATTTATATATTGAGGAAGTGTATATTTGCCCTATGTGATGGGAAGATTAATTGGGGGTTTTAGTAATTATGAGCCTGGCAAAGCTTCGGGCCGGGGAAGACAGAGTGACCCATCTCTTTTACTGTGATGCATCAGCAGAGCGCCAACCACTGCAGACTCTATTCATATGGCAATTAATGGAGCGCTGTATATCAATGTCATTCCAGCGCTCTCCCACATAAGCACATGGATTACTCCTACTACCAATTACAGCAATCCAATGTTTTACTGAACAGAGGGGTGCTGTGGATGCAAATCCCACCATTACATGTaatcaaataaactaaaaaaaattgtcattacATTTATGGAGTATGGATTCATACATCTCAGGAATTTTATCAAATTTATAGACCTTCAACTACTTGGAGACATTGTGGTATAAAGTGAAGTGAATCTATTATCTGGCCTGTGTGGAGTTTTGGTTTCCAAATAAACAGTCTCTTCCTCAACTCCTCCTCAACCTGGATGTTATTATGCCTTGTTGTTCTTGGCACCAAAAAGTAAATGGCAAATGCCATTACTGCCCCTCAACATGAATTTGGCGTAACATTAATTACCCTTAATACTCCTGTCATGAAATGATGCGCTTTACATTGGtttctggttgtttttccttattGAAACATGAAGAGATGTTTGGTCGTTTTTTGTCAGACTGCCAGGATACATTCACAGATCTTAAcaactcacacattcacacattgaaaATCTGTGTTTAGCCAAACTGCAGTTTGAGGGAAAAAAAGTTAACGACTAACTTCAATCTGCTTCCAATCTATGACCTCACTACTGAAGTTGCAAGATAAAAGTCCAAACCACATTTCACGGAAAAACTAAGATGTGTCTGAGAGCAGCGGGAGGAGCTCagccctacacacacacatatactcacacaaacacacacacatgcacacaaacacacaaccatgtgccaaaaaatatacagtatgcttGCACTACACAGAGTAGCACACACCTCGCCCTGCATGGGGCCACTTTGCACTACACTCCTCAACTTCAATATTTCATCTGCACAACAGAGAAGGAGCAGTGGAGAGAAGGAAAACCCTCCATGAAATAATTAAAGATCCAGCAGGGATGCAGCAGCACAGCAGCCACCATCCCATCCTAAGTAATAGATCAAATGAAAGCTGTCCCTCAGATCATTAATAATGAGTGTGGTATGGAGACtaaaggggtggggtgggaggggAATGGGGAGGGCATAGGCTGGTACAAAATTGAggcgggtggggtgggggtgggggatgttggtggtggtggggcatCTGGGAGGTACATATAAGGtgatttgatttgtgtgtttgtgtgtgtgtgtgtcaggagtgtGGTCGGGGGTTGCTTTTGAATGGTAGTCTGGGTCCCCTGCCAGAGACCCCAACGGGCCCCACTTGGCAGACACATGAAGCAGCATGGCGAGAGGAGTCATGCATATGATTTGGCACCGAATGTCTGCCAAATTCTAAAGACCCTACAGCACTGTCTATACATCCCCTATCAAATACACATTCACCGCACACAAACAGGACATGTTAGCCGGAGCTAATGCTGCTCCTTCCAATTGGTGCGACCTCCTCAGAGCGGGGTCTGGATATGGcggtggattttttttggaaaagcgTAGGGTGGGCTATCTACGGGGGAGGGAGGAGCTCAGGGAAGgactggagaaggaggagagtaTAGGGAGGTTGGGCGAGAGCAAGGTGAGAGGTGGATGTTGTCATCTGTCCCTCCAGAGCCCAGGAACCACCAGGTTCACTGCATTTACCAATTGCTATGCCGTATGAATTACATATTACCAGCAGCTTCAGCTGCCATATAAGGTTTTTCCTGTATCCATCAACCTCCTAAACAACTGCCAGGAATCACAAATGCAttacattaaatgaaattaGAGAAATCTGATTAGAAGAGAGAGGCTGAAAAGCAAAATTGTAAAGTATTTAAAGCTGGTCTTAAAACATACTAACCTAATCTTAAAGAttaatttttatacaaaaaaatattgagggcagatattttaattatactgtatttctgaTTCTCATCCTTCTCCCTGTTCAACCTATCAAAATTTGGTCCGCATCCCAATTCTCTCCAACAACTGTTGAGAGATTTGCACGCTTAAACACATTGCATGCGCACACAGCACTGCACCTCCTTTCTGAACACAGCAGGCGGTGGCAGACACCCCAGCAACCATTCTCCATGAATGACAGGTGGTGGGATGTAAAAACATGAAGAGTGCAGGAGGTGAAGCTGATCGGAGGAGaaatgtttgtcaaaaacacacaacgaGGCTGAAACTGATGTGCAAAAAGGCAAAAAGCAAAGCGAGAGATTGGGGAATTACTTTGTtgggagagggaaaaaaaagttttgaaaatatCCCATCAAAAAAGAGATGTATAATTCAACAGCTTTTCATCATCATGCTCACCATTTGTCACGGTGTCTGAATACTTATTTGCGGGGGCAAAGACGGCGTCTCTGTGAATAGGTGCGGGTATTAGGCGCAGCAGGCTGTGTATTCAGGATGCCATTATATATTCAGGTTGTTcttattttctgatgttttcagGGGATAGGTGCTGTGTAGTCTGTGATGATTGCATGAAACCTCACCAGTTTTTGCCTGGCGGCTGTTGGGGAGGCTTCACCAGGAatggttaaatatttaaacaccGCTGTGAGATCTCATTAAAAACGGCACATCAGACCCCACAAGGCCCCTGCAGCACTCCCTCACACACTCCCGAAAACCCAGTTAGAACTCAGTGGAGTGTGACAAAACAGTTATTGTCTATTTACTGTGGAGAACTTGTGATAAATCATCATATTCTGTCAAATAAGGCAGCTGGCAGTGGTGTCGACAAGTGGTAAGTCGTCATATCAGGAAGGAAAATGATTGAGACTCGCTTCTGTTTTGACAGCTGTGAGTAAACTGAAATAtgccaaaacaaaataacataaCTAGACCAGACTAATATTTCCACAACACGCATATGAAAACAAGACCGAACAAACTTTGGCTCTCTGGAGTCTTCTCGCCTTTTCACAAAATCTGGGCAATTAATTCCAGCTCTATTGTTTGGGGTGTGCCTATTTATAGCTGGGCTGCCCTCTCAAATAAATTGATTTCCTGTGGCGAACTTGGAATGTTCCTtgtgtgtcatgttttttttttttctccttctcttccaaaTGCACAAATACCGTCATTTTTACCCCTGAGGAATAAATCAAAGGCAACACTGCCAAGTTCGGTGCAGCTGTGTATGcgcatctctttttatacttgaaaatggtttatttttgtttcacttgCATTAATGCTTAGACATGTCTCCTACCTCATCAGGCATCAGCAAGCAGTTGGGAAGCTACTAGTTCGACAAGCAAGGCTTATTCTCAAAAAATGCCCGAATTGACTGTCTCTTCCATGGTCTGAGTCTTTGATTTTCGTCTCTCCTGAGACGCAGAGATCTGTTTTTTTGTGGTCCATACCACAGAAATAATGGCTAGGTCAAAACAAACTAATCTTTCAGAATGCAAGAAGATATTTAAACGCACGCTGCTACTCATAAATAAAAGTGGAGCAATGTGATCCTGGATTCTTGTACCGGTGTCAGGGGAGCCACTGGTCTTTGATGATCACTACACTGAAGACAGATGCGTAACGGTTGGGGGATGAGATGCTTGCAGGGATAGGAGAAATTATAATGCACAGACTGACAAAGGAAGCGAGGATAATACTGAGGAATATGAATCATTAAGCAGAGCAAATGTTTGCTCGACTACAGCGGACAACTCTGTAAAAATGAGCTGCATACTTTCCTGCGCCaaattactttttaattataaaaCCGCTAACCGAGTATACCAAATGCTCGCTTAAGTTGTGCAACTATTTGTGAATTCATGGGTGTGTTTTCTAAACTTGGGTGACTGGGGATCTAGTGAGGCTTATGTTTCAATTTCTGCTACCCGGCGCCATTGTCATACACCACTGTGTGAGAGGTAAACGATTGTAAATAAGACATTTGGGGTGTAAAAACCGATAGCgatagagagagtgagagacggagagagataGGCCAGGAGACACAAATGAGAGAAACATTCCACTACATCCCAGTCCCTTATCCTGGCTAAGCCATCTGAATCCCTCTACACCCATTTAGCTTGCTCATTCTATGGCTCTCCTGTGTGAAATCCACAGTGTTTGCCTGCTTTACAGTCTCCTCACTGCGCTTTGGAAAATATTGAGTTTATAGCAGCTCATCTCCATAATAAACACTATATACCCGGCAGTGTACAGCAGGGACTGTGAACTAACAGTGGAAAAGGATTTGCACTGGCTTTACAGCCCAACTCTTCCCATAAGTCACTCCTCCTGCCTTCTGAACAGAGTTTAGCGAAAAGTCCTTGGGGCCCGATATCAACAGCATATATGTTTTTACAAGTCTGTGACTTCCTCACTCTGAAACACTTCCAGAGCTCTCCATCTCTGATAAGAAACTTATAACATTCAAGGCTGTGGTCGAGCATATGGAGAATATATGGAGGATAGATATAAATGTAACAGAGCCACCATCTGatctttttattgtttgtctttttttataatCTGCCATCCTCGGAACGTAGATAAAAGTGCAATGAAAGAAAATCTGAGGGACCTCGATTTCGCAGGTAATCTGTACTATAAAAAGGTTGTCTAAAACTGCTTTAGTGACCAAAAATACAACATCTTGCCTCCCACACATGCTCTACAAAGCCAAGTGATGATGTAGCTGGCCGGAGCATAGCAGAAGCCGTTATCCATCTCGGCCTGTGCTGCCAGCTTTCAGAGTGCACAGCTCCAGCTAGCAGCCAGTGGCAGGTGTAATCAATATGGACTCTACAGAGATTTGCACTACCAGAGGCCAGTCTCCACTTTCTaacccatctctgtctctccaggGGAAACGGTATGCAGGCGGGCAGAGAGAGTGTGTTTGATGTCTCCACCCTGCCAAGACGGAGCAGCGCGCTATGCCTCAGTAGCAGAGAGATGATTAATCCTGCCTATTGGATGCATCATCATGTTAGAACCcggctgactttttttttctccttttttttttaaaggtgtgtATTATGAAACTGCAAGAGTCGCGACTTTAGAAATATTGAATGGCGAAAACAACTTgcaaaaataattcaaacttaAGTAGACAAGGCAAATCaattaaaatatctaaatataataataaaaatgactaTGAACTACATCGTCCCCatagaaacacattaaaaccaACAAAGGTTGTTTtgcacaaaatatatttttcagttCAGGATGAGCACATAAAATATGAGTTTGAAATATCAAATTCGCTATCAATATAATAATTAAAGTATTAAATAGTATATGCCAATACTTTAAATGCATACTTTTCCTTCATCTGTATAAACTGCATGGTGTCATTAGTGTTAATGGTATTATACAGTGACAATAGTATAGACTTATTAAATATTCACCATGCTGTCAAGTTGTGTAGGAGTTTTGACTGATGTATCATTAACACTAATTTGAGCGATGGGACAAATAGTCACATAGTCAggcacactgacacacacacacatactgtatgcacacaggcacacgcacacacacacgcacgcacgcacgcacgcacgcacacacgcacacacacacacacacacacataaaacacacgcACATCGTCCCCTGAAGGTATTCACTTCCTTACCTAATTTAAAGCGCTCTTAAAACAGCACAATGGTGAAGAATAAACAATGAATTTAAAACgatctttcattttaatgacttgttgttgtctttaaaaagtcattttctgCAATGTTTTCAGGGGAACTGTGGAGGAGTCAGCTAATTCAAAACAGCCGAGATCTTTTGGCCCAAGGACAGGAATCTCATGCACCATATTTGCATGTGCTGTGCATTTATTTGAGCTTACAAAATTGTACTCCATaaagaataaagagaaatatttaGGTAGAAGGCTtggatttttctatttttttcaaaactgttGTCTCTCAGAGGCATCTGTGCTGTATTTACTACATTCTCTGCTCTTAGCAAGAAAGTTACTTTTCTTTGGTGCCAAACCTATTTGCATTTAACACTTACAGTGTCAACAGTTCTTCTAGTTATGAAGCTATACAATGTTTATTCCAGCAACATTCCAAAATGGCACTAAACTATTTTTCATAAGGAGGTGAGGGCAAATGTAGCAGAGGGGAGGAAATGTCTCTGACAGCCATTCCATCCTGAGGTGGAAAagtgaagacaaaaacactATAAATTAAAAAGTAGAAGGAGTAATCATCCGTTGTAAAACCATCAAATTGTTTAATATATAAGCAAAACCAATTCTGAATCAACATACTCCCACACCGAGTTGGTTAATGGACACCATCCAACACCTTGAGGCTGTAACAGTACACTGTCTTGGTGTGATTAATATGCAAAGTGCAACATTTTAATTGAGTCACTGGTCCGTTGGATTTCTCTGTTACAGCCATGTCAACGCAAGACGCTCACAGCGCTCTCTGGGAGAATCTGAAACCACAGTATTTGGCCAAAAAACAATCTGGCGGTCACATATCTTccttttatctctgtttctaaactctgtctctctctctttaaccCCATCTCATTTGTCTTTCTCCTCAGATTTGGAGCGCTACACCTCATTAAAAGTATCAGCCAAAAAGAGATTTATTACAACTTATTTACTAGGAAACCAGATAAGGTGGTACTAAATAAGATGGAGAATAATCTATATTGCACCAACTAAtatgttatttttcattatcaAGAAGTCTCCCTGTGATTACTACCAGCATGGCCACGTGCACGGTGCATGTGAGTGCAAGGTACTTCCTTTTACTTTTACTCCTATCCTCCCACactccccttcctctctctgtctgaccTCAATTTTCTGCCCTCCCAAACGACCAATCTTTACCCTTGACCTCAAACTTGTCGCACCCTGAAAGATGGATTGGTGGAACAGGTGGCCCATTTAAAGTTAAGCCCCAATGCTTTGCAACTTTGCAGAGCATCTGACACCATGGAGCACTGTACCTTGCAGTATTGAAGTGTATAAGCAATATGCATGTAAAAGGACTGACAAAAATGTCAAGTTTAGTTAAAATTCAGCCAGTATTTATGGGATTATATTTACAAGCTGTTATCATACAGCTTTAGAAAGAAAATCATTGGATACACTTCAAGGGGAATGTGTTGCTTCAGCCTGTGGCAGAATCTTGAGCTTGATATTGCTTATTTCTTCTAACAATTGTTTGAGAGGATAGAGGCAAagttcacacctgttcacatGGCATAAAAAGGCTTACTGGAGGGTTGTTCCTCACTCTAATGTTTATACCATCCTCTGCGTCGTCCCCACAGGCCACTGAAAATACTGTGGATTATTTAATAGTGCTGTATACTGATGGCAGGCTACAGTTTCACTGCCACTTTATGATCCAAAGCTGGGAAAGCTATCTTTCGGCTGAAATGATCGAGAATGCGTGAGATGGAGGTATCATTCATTGCCGTGGAGTGTGCTTTACAGGCTGGTACCTTATTCTGTTCTGTGGTGTACACAAGTTACGGGGCAACGCAAGCTCCCTGTGCACATTAAATCCAGGTCTGCAGATAAATTGGTCATAGCTCGGCCGGAGATTGCTTTAATTTATGGTGTAATTAGAGAGTTTTGCTGCAGTATTGATATGCCTGGCTGTCTGAGTTCCTCTGTACGGCTAATAACAATGAAGCCTTCAGGTCTTGGAGGGAAGTAGACAGATTTGATGTTACCGGTGGTATGATGTGTGTGGTGGCATATCTCATGTAGCAACCACAAGTCATGCAGGCATGTTATATTACACTGCAGTCTCCAGTTTGTCTGCGCATCTCAGTTGAGAGAGTAATCAGATAAGATAATGTAgtcaaaagagagagagagaaagagaagacagagagagagagagagagagagaaagagagagagacagggagagagagagagagacagggagagagagagacagggagagagagagagagagagagaca
The Antennarius striatus isolate MH-2024 chromosome 17, ASM4005453v1, whole genome shotgun sequence genome window above contains:
- the cmpk2 gene encoding UMP-CMP kinase 2, mitochondrial: MARRAMSVLRHWSSRVFSVEVDGAPDYFSIQEAHLGEEVPKVFREVPKSDKCYSVLVCGSDRIRTAKFYAQLKETLLRELPVRCDVFPMSSFQPNVKDSLINGYFLRHNSVSSFRSESFLRNLLLEEPVLVCSYVRGEDGRVWTQHLWSDADSETTETSTQHFVVPSEAPECHPSTLNIINSDVFYSFEGAFGVLQKCGDIIPEAKSVMELLPRRADARREPDFPVVVIEGLDATGKTTLTESLKNTLGATLLRSPPQRLSPFRARFDQEPPLIRRAFYALGNYMTAEQVGQECMKTPVIVDRFWHSTAAYAIATAVSGPVSNLPAEGSEVYRWPSDLLQPSLVVLLTLDPEERKRRLRDRGQGKTLEEKELDHNRLFRLKVEEAYRRISGPPCVVVDASPSADQVLQQVQLVIRGKCHL